Genomic window (Gemmatimonadota bacterium):
CCGCGGCCTCGAGCGCGCGCAGCAGCGGCCTCTCCAGACCCGTGGTGCCCACAACAATGGCTCGCCCCGCCAGCATCGAGGCGTGCAGCTCGAGCAACCTGGCGAGCTGCTCTGCCGCGGAAAAGTCCACCAGGACAGCGGCTTCCTCGAGGATCGGCGCCGCCCTCTCCGGCGCCTCGATGCGAGGATAGCCCAGCTCGGCAGCCGCTTCGCGGGAGCGGGGCGTGCGAGCGATGCCTCCCGTCAGGCGCAGATCGGCCGCGCCCTCGAGCAGGCGGGCCAGGCAGCGGCCCATGCGGCCGGTCGCGCCGGACACCGCAAGAAGTGTGGGCATGAGTCAGCTTTCCGGGCGGCAGCCTGCTTCACGCAATGCGCTCACCAGCCGCTCGCGGGCGGCGGGCTCGAGCGGCGTGAGGGGGAGGCGCGGCGGACCGACCTCGAACCCGAGCCATTCCACCGCCGCCTTGACGGGAATCGGATTGGGCTCGGCGAAGAGCGCGCGGACCAGCGGCAGGTAGTGAAGCTGCAGCTCGCGACCCCCCGCCACGTCGCCTTCCAAAAAAGCGTGCACCATGCGGCTCGTGTCCCGCGGAGCCACGTTGGCCAGCACACTGATGACGCCACTGCCGCCCAGCGCCAGGATGGGCACGATCTGGTCATCGTTGCCGCTCCAGATGGCGAGCCGTCGCGCCACCAGCCGTGCCAGCTCGGCGATCTGCACAATGTCGCCGCACGCCTCCTTCACGCCGATCACCCGGCCGTCCGCAGCCAGCTCGGCAATGGTGGCGGGCAGCACGTTCACGGCTGTGCGGCCCGGCACGTTGTAGACGACGAGGGGCAGGTCCGCCGCTTCGAGCACCGCCCGGTAGTGTGCCAGCAGCCCGCGCTGCGTCGGCTTGTTGTAAGGCGGCGCGCTGACCAGCAGGCCATCCGCGCCCGCCTCGCGCGCCTGCACCGCCAGCTCCGCCACCCGTGCCGTATCGCTCCCGCCACAACCGGCCAGGATCGGC
Coding sequences:
- a CDS encoding 4-hydroxy-tetrahydrodipicolinate synthase, whose protein sequence is MPAIRFTGSAVALVTPFEERGVNERVLRALVRFHHREGTDALVVCGSTGEAATMSPDEQRTAVQIVADENEGRLPILAGCGGSDTARVAELAVQAREAGADGLLVSAPPYNKPTQRGLLAHYRAVLEAADLPLVVYNVPGRTAVNVLPATIAELAADGRVIGVKEACGDIVQIAELARLVARRLAIWSGNDDQIVPILALGGSGVISVLANVAPRDTSRMVHAFLEGDVAGGRELQLHYLPLVRALFAEPNPIPVKAAVEWLGFEVGPPRLPLTPLEPAARERLVSALREAGCRPES